Proteins encoded within one genomic window of Spirochaeta cellobiosiphila DSM 17781:
- a CDS encoding endo alpha-1,4 polygalactosaminidase, with protein sequence MKRQFITLGLCGLFFMASCQSHDSESSSALDNPESFRQAMRDFVEDISLYGRSSDSDFIVIPQNGHELLVYDNTTSADKNYTQAIDGVGREDLFYGYENDDEGTPTSDREEMITYMDIAKSQDIIPLVTDYVSTTAKIDDSYAQNNAKGYLSFAADHRELDHIPSYPVHPYKVNSNDITSLGEAKNFLYLLNPTENSAFTSKSVFLDALANTNYDVIIMDLFYDGSQDTELSASEINSLKTKANGGKRLVIAYMSIGEAEDYRYYWKSSWSSRSPLWLDKENPDWKGNYKVRYWSQDWQSIIYGDSDAYLDKILAASFDGVYLDIIDAYEHFED encoded by the coding sequence ATGAAAAGACAGTTTATAACTTTAGGCCTTTGTGGTTTATTTTTTATGGCAAGTTGTCAAAGCCACGATTCTGAGAGCTCTTCTGCTCTGGATAATCCAGAATCGTTCCGGCAAGCTATGCGGGACTTTGTGGAAGACATAAGCCTTTATGGCAGAAGCTCTGATTCTGATTTTATTGTCATTCCCCAGAATGGACATGAATTACTCGTTTATGATAACACTACCAGTGCAGATAAAAATTATACCCAGGCTATAGATGGTGTAGGGCGGGAAGACTTATTCTATGGATATGAAAATGATGACGAAGGGACCCCCACCTCTGATAGAGAGGAAATGATCACCTATATGGACATAGCGAAGAGTCAGGATATTATTCCTCTGGTAACAGATTATGTGTCTACTACTGCAAAAATAGATGACTCATATGCCCAAAACAACGCAAAGGGTTATCTCTCTTTTGCTGCGGATCACAGGGAGCTTGATCATATTCCTTCCTATCCTGTTCATCCCTATAAGGTTAATAGCAATGACATAACTAGTTTAGGAGAGGCTAAGAATTTTCTTTACCTTTTAAATCCCACAGAAAATAGTGCTTTTACAAGCAAATCTGTTTTTTTAGATGCTCTTGCTAATACCAATTATGATGTAATTATTATGGATTTATTCTATGACGGTTCCCAAGACACTGAGCTTAGCGCCTCTGAGATCAATAGTTTAAAGACAAAAGCCAATGGTGGTAAGCGTCTTGTTATTGCCTATATGAGTATAGGAGAAGCAGAAGACTATCGATACTATTGGAAATCTTCCTGGTCCTCCCGTTCTCCTTTATGGCTGGATAAGGAAAATCCTGATTGGAAAGGGAATTATAAAGTTCGTTATTGGAGTCAAGACTGGCAAAGTATTATCTATGGTGATAGTGATGCCTACTTGGATAAGATACTGGCCGCATCCTTTGATGGGGTTTACCTCGATATCATCGATGCTTATGAACATTTCGAAGATTAA